A stretch of DNA from bacterium:
GGCCGCCCGCTGCTCGGCCGCCGCGGCCTCGCCGTCGAGGAGCGCCGAGATGAGCACTTCCATCCGCTCGCAGCGCGTCATGCCCTTGCCTCCTTCTCGACCCCGCCGGCCGGGGCCGCCGGGGCGTGCGCGCCGAGCTCCGCGATCAGTCGCCGGCGCGCGCGGTGGACGTTGATCTTCACCTTGCTCAAGCTCCAGCCGGTGCGGCCGGCGATCTCCGCATAGGGCCGCCGCTCCAGAGGGCCCAGCGTGAAGGCGAGGCGCTGTTCCGGCGGCAGCCCGGCCAGTGCCGCCGCCAGGGCCCGGGCCAGCTCGCGGCCGTGAGCGACTGCCGCGGGACCCGCGTCCCCGCCCGCAGCGCCGGTGCCAGCGACCAGTTCCAGGCTCTGCCCCTCGGCGAGGTCGCTCTCCACCTGCACGAGGCGCCGGCGGCTCAGGTGATTGACGAGCAGGTTGTGCGCCGTCGTGAAGAGGTAGCCGCGCAGGGCGCCCGGATCGCGGAGACGGCCCTCGGCCGCCATCGCGCGCAGGAAGGTCTCCTGGGTGAGGTCCTCGGC
This window harbors:
- a CDS encoding sigma-70 family RNA polymerase sigma factor, which produces MACRSTSEYSSVRPVASLPPSQAASTSGSAARVALTASMILWRLTLSLPMATSLPDRARVGARRPPRQPKTPPGGCNLPRANRSYSPRRAGSGAAPFPPRSRVTGSWSQAYRRHGEEIRAYLTRRLPRPEEAEDLTQETFLRAMAAEGRLRDPGALRGYLFTTAHNLLVNHLSRRRLVQVESDLAEGQSLELVAGTGAAGGDAGPAAVAHGRELARALAAALAGLPPEQRLAFTLGPLERRPYAEIAGRTGWSLSKVKINVHRARRRLIAELGAHAPAAPAGGVEKEARA